A stretch of Vigna angularis cultivar LongXiaoDou No.4 chromosome 4, ASM1680809v1, whole genome shotgun sequence DNA encodes these proteins:
- the LOC108321036 gene encoding LRR receptor-like serine/threonine-protein kinase GSO1: MREASMRISTLGIVLLCFYSALLCRGNESTMRVLLEVKSSFTQDPENVLSDWSENNTDYCSWRGVSCGSKKLNALDDDDDSVQVVGFNLSDSSLGGSISPSLGRLQNLLHLDLSSNRLEGPIPSALSNLTSLESLLLHSNQLTGHIPTELDSLMHLRVLRIGNNQLNGPIPETLGYMPSLEYLGLASCRLSGQIPAQLGRLSELQYLTLQENELTGSIPYEVGYCWSLEVFSAAGNRLNGSVPSELSLLRKLQILNLANNSLTGSIPSQLGQLSQLTYLNLMGNELEGRIPPSLAQLGKLQNLDLSNNTLTGEIPKELGNMGQLQYLVLSGNKLHGTIPRTICSNATSLENLLMSDCGLHGEIPAELGQCQSLKQLDLSGNDLNGSIPIEVYGLMGLTDLLLHNNTLDGSISPFIGNLTNMQILALFHNNLRGNLPREIGRLGKLEIMYLYDNQLSGKIPFEIGNCSSLEMVDFFGNHFSGEIPFTIGRLKELNFLHLRENELVGVIPPTLGNCHKLTVLDLADNRLSGGIPATFGFLRELKLFMLYNNSLEGSLPHQFVNVANLTRVNLSNNRLNGSLVPLCSSSSFLSFDVTDNEFDGEIPFVLGNSPSLDRLRLGNNKFSGEIPRTLGKITALSLLDVSGNSVTGGIPDELSLCNNLTHVDLNNNLLTGHIPPWLGSLSQLGEVKLSFNQFSGSIPLGLLKQPNLIVLSLNNNSLNGSLPGDIGDLVSLNTLRLDHNNFSGPIPQEIGKLSNLYELQLSRNAFSGEIPIEIGSLQNIQSILDLSYNNLSGHIPSSLSMLSKLEVLNLSHNALTGEVPSAVGELTSLQKLDISYNNLQGALDKQFSRWPRESFEGNLHLCGASLERCKSGDGSGNKRSVFSSTSVVIVSTLSALAAIALLALVVIVFFKTKQEFFRRGSEVSFVFSSSSRAHKRSLIPLNVPAKRDFRWHDIMGSTNNLSDEFVVGCGGSGTVYRVELPSGEIVAVKKISGKDDYLLNKSFIREIKTLGRVKHRHLVKLMGCCSNRIKGTGWNLLIYEYMENGSVWDWLHGVPLKAKRILDWDTRFKIAMGLAHGVEYLHHDCVPKIIHRDIKSSNILLDSDMEAHLGDFGLAKSLVENPESTAESNSCFAGSYGYIAPEYAYSLKGTEKTDVYSMGVVFMELVTGKVPTDAAFGAEMDMVRWVKMQLEKEGIAVEAVIDPKLKPLLPCEEFAALQVLEIAIHCTKTAPQERPTSRQVCNHLLHVSNNKIVDFEKKNMDRYW, encoded by the exons ATGAGAGAAGCATCAATGAGGATTTCAACCCTTGGCATTGTGCTCTTGTGTTTTTATTCTGCACTCCTTTGCCGTGGAAATGAGAGCACCATGAGAGTGCTTTTGGAGGTGAAATCATCGTTCACTCAAGACCCAGAAAATGTTTTAAGTGATTGGTCAGAGAACAACACCGATTACTGTAGCTGGAGAGGAGTGTCATGTGGATCAAAGAAGCTCAATGCTTTGGATGATGACGACGACTCGGTGCAAGTGGTGGGATTCAACCTTTCCGATTCGTCACTCGGTGGGTCCATTTCACCTTCACTCGGTCGTTTGCAAAACCTACTCCACCTTGATCTCTCTTCTAACCGCCTCGAGGGTCCTATTCCATCTGCCCTCTCCAACTTAACTTCGTTGGAATCTCTCCTTCTCCACTCTAACCAACTCACCGGTCATATCCCCACCGAGTTAGACTCGCTAATGCATCTCCGAGTATTGCGAATCGGTAACAACCAACTCAATGGCCCGATTCCCGAGACACTTGGGTATATGCCCAGCCTTGAGTACCTTGGTTTGGCCTCATGCAGACTCAGCGGTCAGATCCCGGCCCAGCTAGGTCGACTCAGTGAGTTGCAATATTTGACTCTGCAGGAAAACGAGTTGACTGGGTCGATTCCGTACGAAGTGGGGTACTGCTGGAGCCTTGAAGTCTTCAGCGCCGCTGGGAACAGACTCAATGGCTCGGTTCCGAGTGAACTGAGTCTACTAAGGAAACTTCAAATTCTGAACCTCGCCAACAACAGCTTAACCGGGTCAATTCCGAGTCAACTCGGGCAGCTGAGTCAGCTTACATATCTGAATTTAATGGGTAACGAACTCGAGGGTCGTATTCCACCGTCTCTGGCTCAATTGGGTAAACTTCAAAATCTTGACTTGTCAAATAATACGCTCACTGGGGAAATTCCAAAGGAGTTAGGGAACATGGGTCAGTTACAATATTTGGTTCTCTCTGGGAACAAACTCCATGGAACCATTCCAAGAACCATATGTTCCAATGCAACAAGTTTGGAGAACTTGCTGATGTCAGATTGTGGACTTCATGGTGAGATACCAGCTGAGTTGGGTCAGTGCCAATCCCTGAAACAACTTGATTTATCAGGCAATGATCTCAATGGGTCAATACCTATTGAGGTTTATGGGTTGATGGGGCTAACTGATCTCTTGCTTCACAACAACACTTTGGATGGTTCAATCTCTCCCTTCATAGGAAACCTCACTAACATGCAGATTCTTGCATTGTTTCATAACAACTTGCGGGGTAATCTGCCGAGAGAGATTGGGAGGCTTGGGAAATTGGAGATAATGTATCTTTATGATAATCAGTTATCAGGGAAGATTCCTTTCGAGATTGGTAACTGTTCAAGCTTGGAAATGGTTGATTTTTTTGGAAACCATTTCAGTGGTGAAATTCCCTTCACTATAGGGAGGCTGAAAGAGTTGAACTTTTTGCACCTTAGGGAGAATGAGCTTGTGGGTGTGATTCCCCCCACACTTGGGAACTGTCATAAACTGACTGTGCTGGATTTGGCAGATAATCGGCTCTCAGGTGGCATTCCTGCAACATTCGGATTCCTCAGAGAGTTGAAGCTGTTCATGCTCTACAACAATTCTCTTGAAGGTAGTCTTCCTCACCAATTTGTAAATGTAGCAAACCTGACCAGAGTGAATCTTTCAAATAACAGACTGAATGGTAGTTTGGTTCCATTATGTAGCTCTagttcctttctttcttttgatgTCACAGATAATGAATTTGACGGTGAAATACCCTTTGTCCTGGGAAATTCACCTTCCCTTGACAGGCTGAGATTAGGTAACAACAAGTTTTCTGGTGAAATTCCAAGGACATTGGGAAAAATCACCGCATTGTCATTGTTAGACGTCTCAGGAAATTCAGTCACAGGTGGAATACCAGACGAGCTTTCTTTGTGTAATAACCTGACACACGTTGATTTAAACAACAATCTTCTAACTGGACACATACCACCATGGCTTGGAAGTTTGTCTCAATTGGGAGAGGTTAAGCTCTCCTTCAATCAATTTTCTGGGTCTATTCCACTAGGCCTACTCAAACAGCCCAATTTGATTGTTCTTTCCTTGAATAACAATTCTCTCAATGGAAGTCTCCCAGGTGATATTGGTGATCTTGTATCTCTTAACACCCTCAGGCTGGACCATAATAACTTCTCTGGACCAATCCCTCAAGAAATAGGAAAATTGAGCAATCTTTATGAGCTGCAGCTATCTAGGAATGCCTTTAGTGGGGAAATACCAATTGAGATTGGAAGTCTCCAAAATATCCAAAGCATTTTGGACTTAAGTTACAATAATCTCTCTGGTCATATCCCATCTTCACTTAGCATGCTGTCAAAATTGGAAGTACTTAATCTTTCTCACAATGCACTCACTGGAGAAGTGCCTTCAGCAGTTGGTGAATTGACTAGCCTGCAGAAGCTTGACATCTCTTACAATAACCTTCAAGGAGCATTGGATAAGCAATTCTCCCGCTGGCCTCGAGAGTCATTTGAAGGGAACCTTCATCTTTGTGGAGCCTCtcttgaaagatgcaaaagtggtGATGGTTCCGGCAATAAGCGATCAGTCTTCAGCAGCACATCAGTGGTTATAGTCTCTACACTTTCAGCTTTAGCTGCAATTGCTTTACTTGCACTTGTAGTGATCGTCTTCTTTAAAACCAAGCAAGAATTTTTCAGGAGAGGCAGTGAAGTGAGTTTTGTTTTCTCCTCTTCATCACGAGCACATAAACGATCGTTGATCCCTCTAAACGTGCCTGCAAAGAGAGATTTCAGGTGGCACGATATCATGGGTTCCACAAACAATCTAAGCGACGAGTTCGTAGTTGGTTGTGGAGGTTCCGGGACAGTGTACAGAGTCGAATTGCCCTCTGGAGAGATCGTGGCTGTGAAGAAGATTTCAGGAAAAGATGATTATCTGTTGAACAAAAGCTTTATAAGAGAAATCAAAACTTTGGGGAGGGTCAAACATAGGCATCTGGTAAAACTGATGGGTTGTTGTAGCAACAGAATCAAAGGAACAGGTTGGAACCTATTGATATATGAGTATATGGAGAATGGGAGTGTTTGGGATTGGTTACATGGGGTGCCTCTCAAAGCAAAGAGGATCCTTGATTGGGACACAAGGTTCAAAATTGCAATGGGATTAGCTCACGGAGTGGAGTACCTCCATCATGATTGTGTGCCAAAGATCATTCACAGGGACATCAAATCCAGCAACATATTACTAGATTCCGACATGGAGGCACACCTGGGAGACTTTGGACTAGCAAAATCACTTGTTGAGAATCCAGAATCTACTGCAGAATCTAATTCTTGCTTTGCTGGATCTTATGGATACATAGCCCCAG aGTATGCATACTCACTGAAGGGCACAGAGAAAACTGATGTGTACAGCATGGGAGTGGTGTTTATGGAACTTGTTACTGGAAAAGTGCCAACAGATGCAGCTTTCGGAGCAGAGATGGACATGGTGAGATGGGTGAAGATGCAGCTTGAGAAGGAAGGCATTGCGGTTGAAGCAGTGATAGATCCTAAGCTGAAACCCCTTTTGCCTTGTGAAGAGTTTGCTGCATTGCAGGTGCTCGAGATAGCCATACACTGCACAAAAACTGCACCACAAGAGAGGCCAACATCAAGGCAAGTATGCAATCATCTCCTTCACGTATCCAACAACAAAATTGtggattttgagaagaaaaacatgGATCGTTACTGGTGA
- the LOC108321112 gene encoding peroxidase 7 → MSHLSYIPYFSSFVVSITQKRENMCNSSLPLFLLLVLCIVLASADPYYGNSDYKPSSSSYTTTTSDTVFSLKVPTLDETTFDNLLSFGYYRKSCPQFESILHNKVKEWIKKDYSLGASLMRLHFHDCSVRGCDGSILLKHDGSERTAEASKTLRGFEVVDDIKTELEKQCPKTVSCADILTAAARDATVEVGGPYWAVPYGRKDGKVSIAEEAALVPMGHENITSMIEFFQSRGMSVLDLVVLSGAHTIGRTSCGSIQHRLYNYQGTGKPDPTIDGKYLNFLQRKCRWASEYVDLDATTPKIFDNVYYINLKKKMGLLSTDQLLYSDPRTAPLVSALTATHSVFEHQFAVSMGKLGIVDVLTDQDEGEIRTNCNFVNAY, encoded by the exons ATGTCACACCTATCATATATACCTTATTTTAGTTCATTTGTGGTGTCTATAACCCAAAAAAGAGAGAATATGTGTAACTCTTCGCTCCCATTGTTTCTTCTTTTGGTTCTCTGCATCGTTTTAGCCTCAGCTGATCCTTATTACGGAAACTCTGACTATAaaccttcatcatcttcatacACAACCACAACAAGTGACACTGTCTTCTCTCTTAAAGTACCAACGTTAGATGAAACCACATTCGATAATCTTCTATCCTTTGGTTACTACCGTAAAAGCTGCCCCCAGTTTGAGTCCATTCTACACAACAAAGTGAAAGAATGGATCAAGAAGGACTACAGTTTAGGAGCTAGTCTCATGAGGCTCCACTTCCATGATTGCTCTGTCAGG GGATGTGACGGGTCTATTCTGTTGAAGCATGATGGAAGTGAGAGGACAGCAGAAGCTAGCAAGACACTGAGAGGGTTTGAAGTGGTGGATGATATCAAGACAGAATTAGAGAAACAATGTCCCAAGACTGTGTCTTGTGCTGACATTCTCACTGCTGCTGCACGGGATGCCACAGTTGAGGTAGGTGGACCTTATTGGGCCGTCCCTTATGGTAGGAAAGATGGTAAGGTCTCCATTGCTGAGGAAGCAGCTTTGGTGCCTATGGGCCATGAAAACATCACTTCCATGATTGAGTTTTTCCAGTCCAGAGGCATGTCTGTGCTTGACTTGGTCGTTCTCTCAG GGGCTCATACTATTGGAAGAACTTCATGTGGGTCCATTCAACATAGGCTATACAATTACCAAGGAACAGGAAAACCAGACCCAACAATAGATGGTAAGTATCTGAATTTCTTGCAAAGGAAGTGCAGATGGGCCTCAGAGTATGTGGATCTTGATGCTACAACACCAAAGATCTTTGACAATGTTTACTACATAAATCTGAAGAAGAAAATGGGGTTGTTATCTACTGATCAGTTGCTGTACTCAGATCCAAGGACTGCACCTCTTGTTTCAGCATTGACTGCTACACATTCTGTCTTTGAACACCAATTCGCAGTGTCCATGGGAAAGCTTGGCATTGTTGATGTTCTCACTGACCAAGATGAAGGAGAAATCAGGACCAATTGCAATTTTGTTAATGCTTATTGA